A single region of the Streptomyces virginiae genome encodes:
- a CDS encoding YhjD/YihY/BrkB family envelope integrity protein yields the protein MPPSSASTNLDADEGGRHDDDPASAVRAARRCGPLMWSERKARWRSRSRELTAAAKRTQERAETRFPVITHVTERMIGVNIFDSATRLAAQCFLTAVPLLFVVASFAPEGVRDQLVSSVRTMFGLTGQANDQLSNVFDGSGEDDIRNTVGAVGAVIVLLSATAVSRAMQRLCKRAWQIPRGGTRIAIWRWFAWIGAWMVLLIFQGPVRDGFGLGLWLGIPLTLLLQTAAWWWSQHILLGGVIRWPPLLPGALLTAAAVTTLSLGARFYMPNALNRALATYGSTGSVFVILSWLIVLCVAVAIGITLGAALAQEPYLARRLGSPLPSRLRQESD from the coding sequence ATGCCGCCCTCGTCCGCTTCCACCAACCTGGACGCAGACGAAGGAGGCCGCCATGACGACGACCCGGCATCGGCCGTCCGTGCCGCACGCCGCTGCGGGCCGCTGATGTGGTCGGAGCGCAAAGCACGGTGGCGAAGCCGTTCCCGGGAGCTGACCGCGGCCGCCAAACGCACGCAGGAGCGGGCCGAGACCCGGTTCCCCGTGATCACCCATGTCACGGAGCGCATGATCGGCGTGAACATCTTCGACTCCGCCACCCGGTTGGCCGCCCAGTGCTTCCTGACCGCGGTGCCCCTGCTCTTCGTCGTCGCCTCGTTCGCCCCGGAGGGGGTGCGCGACCAGCTGGTCTCCTCCGTGCGCACGATGTTCGGGCTGACCGGTCAGGCGAACGACCAGCTGAGCAACGTGTTCGACGGCTCCGGCGAGGACGACATCCGCAACACGGTGGGAGCGGTCGGCGCCGTGATCGTGCTGCTGTCGGCGACCGCGGTGAGCCGTGCCATGCAGCGGCTGTGCAAGCGTGCCTGGCAGATCCCGCGGGGCGGGACACGGATCGCGATCTGGCGCTGGTTCGCCTGGATCGGCGCCTGGATGGTCCTGCTGATCTTCCAGGGGCCGGTCCGTGACGGATTCGGACTCGGCCTGTGGCTCGGGATCCCGCTCACGCTCCTCCTCCAGACGGCGGCCTGGTGGTGGAGCCAGCACATCCTGCTGGGCGGGGTGATCCGGTGGCCGCCGCTGCTGCCCGGGGCGCTCCTCACCGCCGCCGCGGTGACCACGCTGTCGCTGGGCGCACGGTTCTACATGCCGAACGCCCTCAACCGGGCGCTCGCCACGTACGGGTCCACCGGCTCGGTGTTCGTCATCCTGTCGTGGCTGATCGTGCTGTGCGTGGCGGTGGCCATCGGCATCACCCTGGGCGCCGCCCTTGCCCAGGAGCCGTACCTCGCCCGACGGCTGGGGAGCCCGCTGCCGAGCAGGCTGCGGCAGGAGAGTGACTGA
- a CDS encoding GAP family protein, whose protein sequence is MVLDLMLIALAIALYPLPMMAFILVVSSHKGVWKGLAFLLAWLANLVVVIAIVLALTGGQPPSPRSPPGVAALALKLAIGVGLVVYGARRYRRMKGKADRDATAEPSRVEVGSVWAAAGLAVLIQPWGMVAAGATTVIEADTSHATTFIALFGFCLLASSGLLAAELYMVFAPEAAHDRLLRMRAWMEGHKDEAIVFVCLLLGLWLTGQSIYELTA, encoded by the coding sequence ATGGTCCTCGACCTCATGCTCATCGCCTTGGCCATCGCCCTCTACCCGCTGCCCATGATGGCGTTCATCCTCGTGGTGTCCTCGCACAAGGGAGTGTGGAAAGGGCTCGCCTTCCTCCTCGCGTGGCTGGCCAACCTCGTCGTGGTGATCGCGATCGTGCTGGCCCTGACCGGCGGCCAACCTCCGTCGCCCCGTTCCCCGCCCGGCGTGGCCGCTCTCGCCCTCAAGCTGGCCATCGGGGTGGGACTGGTGGTGTACGGAGCACGCCGCTACCGCCGTATGAAGGGGAAGGCGGACCGGGACGCCACCGCGGAGCCCTCCCGTGTGGAGGTCGGCTCCGTATGGGCCGCGGCGGGCCTGGCCGTGCTGATCCAGCCGTGGGGCATGGTCGCGGCGGGCGCGACGACCGTGATCGAGGCCGACACCTCGCACGCGACCACGTTCATCGCCCTGTTCGGCTTCTGCCTGCTCGCCAGCTCCGGCCTGCTCGCCGCCGAGCTCTACATGGTGTTCGCCCCGGAGGCCGCCCATGACCGGCTGCTGCGGATGCGCGCGTGGATGGAGGGCCACAAGGACGAGGCCATCGTGTTCGTCTGTCTGCTGCTCGGGCTGTGGCTGACCGGGCAGAGCATCTACGAGCTGACCGCTTGA
- a CDS encoding aminotransferase class I/II-fold pyridoxal phosphate-dependent enzyme — MNTRTTDHRTPSPSLSPAPALPDGGQLCAPYAEAVLRHAGRDWLRLNVPGHAAAPGSDLAGLFGSRITALDFPPLLDGIDLGPDTPLDRALALAAEAWGARRTWFLTNGASQGNQIASMVAPALGRTLVVQRSVHSSVIDGLVLSGLDAVFVQPSVDPEQGIAHGVTAADVAEALERTPDAAAVYIVSPSYFGAVADVRAIADTAHAAGVPLIVDEAWGSHFGFHPGLPANALSAGADLATSSTHKLAGSLTQSAMLHLAEGPFADLLEPLVDRAFRLVQSTSASALLTASLDLARRSLVTGAGATGGSIAAADRVRRAVRALGRFTVVSDGFHAFPDIVGADPLRVAIDTRAGGITGHEARRRLFRDHQIMVEVATDAAVVAVIGAGSAPDTDRFVEALHTLPSPLTTAPAGTGAAAGAGAGMLRLPAPGATKLSAREAFLSPALVVAAEEAVGRISADTLAAYPPGIPNVLPGEVITAEAVRFLQRTAAAPNGHVRGALDLGVTRLRVVA, encoded by the coding sequence GTGAACACAAGAACCACCGATCACCGCACCCCCTCCCCCTCCCTCTCCCCCGCTCCCGCCCTTCCTGACGGCGGTCAGCTGTGTGCCCCGTATGCCGAGGCGGTGCTGCGCCACGCGGGACGGGACTGGCTGAGGCTGAACGTCCCCGGCCATGCCGCGGCCCCCGGATCGGATCTCGCCGGTCTCTTCGGCTCGCGGATCACGGCCCTGGACTTCCCGCCGCTGCTCGACGGCATCGACCTCGGCCCGGACACCCCGCTGGACAGGGCGCTGGCGCTGGCGGCGGAGGCCTGGGGCGCGCGACGGACATGGTTCCTGACCAACGGGGCCTCGCAGGGCAATCAGATCGCCTCGATGGTCGCCCCCGCCCTCGGACGCACGCTCGTCGTGCAGCGCAGCGTGCACTCCAGCGTGATCGACGGACTGGTGCTTTCGGGCCTGGACGCCGTCTTCGTCCAGCCGTCCGTCGACCCGGAGCAGGGCATCGCCCACGGTGTGACCGCCGCGGACGTGGCGGAGGCGCTCGAACGGACACCGGACGCGGCCGCCGTGTACATCGTGTCCCCGAGCTACTTCGGCGCGGTCGCCGACGTACGTGCCATCGCGGACACCGCCCACGCCGCTGGGGTACCGCTGATCGTCGACGAGGCCTGGGGATCGCACTTCGGCTTCCACCCCGGTCTTCCCGCGAACGCCCTCTCCGCGGGCGCGGACCTGGCGACGTCGAGTACGCACAAGCTGGCGGGCAGCCTGACCCAGTCGGCGATGCTCCACCTGGCGGAGGGCCCCTTCGCGGACCTGCTCGAACCGCTGGTGGACCGGGCCTTCCGGCTCGTGCAGTCGACCAGCGCGAGCGCGCTGCTGACCGCTTCGCTCGACCTCGCCCGAAGGAGTCTGGTCACCGGCGCCGGCGCGACGGGCGGCTCGATCGCGGCCGCCGACCGGGTACGGCGCGCCGTCCGCGCGCTGGGCCGCTTCACGGTGGTGAGCGACGGGTTCCACGCCTTCCCCGACATCGTCGGAGCCGATCCGCTGCGCGTCGCGATCGACACCCGGGCCGGCGGGATCACCGGTCACGAAGCCAGGCGCCGGCTCTTCCGGGACCACCAGATCATGGTCGAGGTCGCGACCGACGCGGCGGTCGTCGCCGTGATCGGCGCCGGGTCGGCCCCTGACACCGACCGGTTCGTCGAGGCGCTGCACACCCTGCCCTCCCCGCTCACCACCGCCCCGGCCGGTACCGGCGCAGCAGCCGGAGCCGGAGCCGGAATGCTGCGACTGCCGGCCCCCGGTGCCACGAAGCTGAGCGCCCGCGAGGCGTTCCTGAGCCCGGCCCTGGTCGTGGCCGCGGAGGAGGCCGTCGGACGGATCTCCGCCGACACCCTGGCCGCGTACCCGCCGGGCATCCCCAACGTGCTGCCGGGCGAAGTGATCACCGCCGAGGCCGTCCGGTTCCTCCAGCGGACCGCGGCCGCGCCGAACGGCCATGTCCGCGGCGCACTCGACCTGGGCGTGACGCGCTTGCGCGTCGTCGCCTGA
- a CDS encoding SHOCT domain-containing protein: MPGLLRGVARTAVIAGTATAVSNRVSRRQGGRWAQQDAQQQQAQEQAQQQAAPPPPPPAAAPPADDMTTKIEQLKQLSTLKEQGVLTETEFAEQKRRLLG, encoded by the coding sequence ATGCCCGGACTCCTTCGCGGGGTCGCCCGCACCGCCGTCATCGCGGGTACCGCCACCGCGGTGTCCAACCGAGTGTCCCGCCGCCAGGGCGGCCGATGGGCGCAGCAGGACGCACAGCAGCAGCAGGCCCAGGAACAGGCCCAGCAGCAGGCGGCGCCGCCGCCCCCGCCGCCCGCCGCGGCACCGCCGGCCGACGACATGACCACCAAGATCGAGCAGCTGAAGCAGCTCAGCACCCTCAAGGAACAGGGCGTGCTGACCGAGACCGAGTTCGCCGAGCAGAAGCGCCGACTGCTGGGCTAG
- a CDS encoding DUF6325 family protein — translation MSSETEPRADFGDIDELGPVDYIVVEFPGNRMTGEGFPILVDLVDRGIIRIFDFAFIRKEEDGTVTALELQDLGGEIDLTVFEGASSGLLDGGDIQEAAAALEPGSSAGVIVYENTWAAPFARALRRGGAQLVAAGRIPVQALLASLDALEDPPAGE, via the coding sequence ATGAGCAGCGAGACCGAGCCGCGAGCCGATTTCGGCGACATCGACGAACTCGGCCCGGTCGACTACATCGTGGTCGAGTTCCCGGGCAACCGAATGACGGGCGAGGGGTTCCCGATCCTCGTCGACCTCGTCGACCGGGGCATCATCCGCATCTTCGACTTCGCCTTCATCCGCAAGGAGGAGGACGGCACGGTGACCGCGCTGGAGCTCCAGGACCTCGGCGGCGAGATCGATCTCACCGTGTTCGAGGGCGCGTCGTCCGGCCTGCTCGACGGCGGCGACATCCAGGAGGCCGCGGCCGCCCTGGAACCCGGGAGTTCGGCCGGGGTCATCGTCTACGAGAACACCTGGGCGGCGCCGTTCGCCCGTGCCCTGCGCCGCGGCGGAGCCCAGCTGGTGGCCGCCGGACGGATTCCCGTGCAGGCCCTGCTGGCGTCGCTGGACGCCTTGGAGGACCCGCCCGCCGGAGAGTGA